In Fusobacterium hwasookii, a single window of DNA contains:
- the glmL gene encoding methylaspartate mutase accessory protein GlmL produces the protein MSTRIYLSIDFGSTYTKLTAIDLDKEEIVATSRAMTTVKTDVLIGFNEAFEILENDLKNKLKSYEIVKKVACSSAAGGLKIIAIGLVPELTTEAAKKAALSSGARVIKTYAFNLTDKDIEEISNLPYDMLLLTGGTNGGNREYILNNAKILAQNNIEKPIVVAGNEEVSEQIAEIFKKNNIEFYISENVMPVVNKINVIPVKEVIREVFMRNIIKAKGMENVQKLVGDIIMPTPTAVMKAAEIFSKDDNNSIIIDIGGATTDVHSIGKGLPKTNDIQLKGMEEPYSKRTVEGDLGMRYSSLALYEATSLNKIREYLGSKDSKINIRENFKFRQENTDFVAETEDDIIFDEMMAMLCTEIALNRHVGTLESIFSPMGTLFVQNGKDLTDVKYVIGTGGIINNSRNPRKILNLTLFNEDNPLLLKPKYPKFLVDKTYIMSAMGLLSNDYPNIAYQIMIKYLVEI, from the coding sequence ATGAGTACCCGTATTTATCTCTCAATAGATTTTGGTAGTACATATACAAAATTAACAGCAATAGATCTAGATAAAGAAGAAATAGTTGCTACATCAAGAGCAATGACAACTGTAAAAACAGATGTCTTAATTGGTTTTAATGAAGCATTTGAAATATTAGAAAATGATTTAAAAAATAAATTAAAAAGCTATGAAATTGTTAAAAAAGTGGCTTGTTCTTCAGCAGCAGGTGGTTTAAAGATAATTGCCATAGGTTTAGTTCCAGAATTAACAACAGAAGCTGCGAAAAAAGCTGCATTGAGTTCAGGAGCAAGGGTTATTAAAACTTATGCTTTCAATTTAACTGATAAAGATATTGAAGAAATCTCTAATCTTCCATATGATATGTTACTTTTAACAGGTGGTACTAATGGTGGAAATAGAGAATATATTTTAAATAATGCTAAAATTTTAGCTCAAAATAATATAGAAAAACCTATTGTTGTTGCAGGTAATGAAGAAGTTTCTGAGCAAATTGCAGAAATATTTAAAAAAAATAATATTGAATTTTACATAAGTGAAAATGTTATGCCTGTTGTAAATAAAATAAATGTTATACCTGTAAAAGAAGTTATAAGAGAAGTCTTTATGAGAAATATTATAAAGGCCAAAGGTATGGAAAATGTACAAAAACTTGTTGGAGATATAATTATGCCCACTCCAACTGCTGTTATGAAGGCTGCTGAAATTTTTTCAAAAGATGACAATAATTCTATTATAATAGATATAGGTGGAGCTACAACTGATGTCCATTCTATTGGAAAAGGTTTACCCAAAACTAATGACATTCAATTAAAGGGGATGGAAGAACCTTATTCTAAAAGAACTGTTGAAGGTGATTTAGGAATGAGATACTCTTCATTAGCACTTTATGAAGCTACAAGTTTAAATAAAATTAGAGAATATTTAGGGAGTAAAGATTCAAAAATAAATATAAGAGAAAATTTTAAATTTAGACAAGAGAATACCGATTTTGTTGCTGAGACAGAAGATGATATAATTTTTGATGAAATGATGGCTATGTTATGTACTGAAATTGCTTTAAATAGACATGTAGGTACTCTAGAATCTATTTTTTCTCCTATGGGAACCCTATTTGTTCAAAATGGAAAAGATTTAACTGATGTAAAATATGTAATAGGAACAGGTGGAATAATAAATAATAGTAGAAATCCTAGAAAAATCTTAAATTTAACCTTATTTAATGAAGATAATCCTCTTCTTTTAAAACCAAAATATCCAAAATTTTTAGTAGATAAGACTTATATTATGTCTGCTATGGGTTTACTGTCTAATGACTATCCAAATATAGCTTATCAAATAATGATAAAATACTTAGTAGAAATATAA
- a CDS encoding LysE/ArgO family amino acid transporter, translating into MEKYLQGFLMGLAYVAPIGVQNLFVINSAITQKRSKALLIALIVIFFDVTLALACFFGIGYLIDKLEWLKLIILLVGSIIIIYIGQGLLRSKSELKKNDDMNIPLLKAITSACVVTWFNPQAIIDGTMMLGAFRATLSSEAGIHFILGVISASFCWFMGLSIFISLFSHKFNDKVLRVINIVCGIVIIFYGVKLLLNFYKMFIHYIY; encoded by the coding sequence ATGGAGAAATATTTACAAGGTTTTTTAATGGGACTTGCCTATGTTGCTCCAATAGGAGTACAAAATTTATTTGTAATAAACTCTGCAATTACCCAAAAAAGAAGTAAGGCATTATTAATTGCTTTAATTGTAATATTTTTTGATGTGACACTAGCATTAGCATGTTTCTTTGGAATAGGGTATTTAATAGACAAGTTAGAGTGGTTAAAATTAATTATTCTACTTGTTGGAAGTATAATCATAATCTATATTGGACAGGGACTTTTAAGAAGTAAAAGTGAACTTAAGAAAAATGATGATATGAATATACCTCTATTGAAAGCAATAACATCTGCCTGTGTTGTAACTTGGTTTAATCCACAAGCTATTATTGATGGAACTATGATGCTTGGAGCATTTAGAGCAACTCTTTCAAGTGAAGCTGGAATACACTTTATATTAGGAGTAATATCAGCATCTTTCTGTTGGTTTATGGGGTTGAGTATATTTATTTCTTTATTTAGCCATAAATTTAATGATAAAGTATTAAGAGTAATCAATATAGTATGTGGTATAGTAATAATTTTTTATGGTGTAAAGTTACTATTAAATTTTTATAAGATGTTTATTCATTATATATATTAA
- a CDS encoding Na+/H+ antiporter NhaC family protein, whose translation MKAFFKLSPVIVLAALMMKGFDALLAAPLATIYACFIAMIFSKEKFNTIIDHAIDNVKEIQVALFILMAAYAMAEAFMSTGVGASLILIALKIGITAKTVAVVGAIVTSILSIATGTSWGTFAACAPIFLWLNHIVGGNLLLTTAAIAGGACFGDNIGLISDTTIVSSGIQRVEVIRRIRHQGVWSGLVLLSGIILFAVAGFTMGLPSTVGDPAEAINSIPADVWTALAEKREAAVKLLEQVKNGVPLYMAIPLVIVLVLAFMGTQTFICLFAGLFFAYVFGMMAGTVTSTMDYLNMMMGGFASAGGWVIVMMMWVAAFGGIMKSMNAFEPVSKLLSRISGSVRQLMFYNGLLCVFGNATLADEMAQIVTIGPIIREMVEENVEGSEEDMYTLRLRNATFSDAMGVFGSQLIPWHVYIAFYMGIASIVYPLHEFVAIDIIKYNFIAMIAVASILILTLTGLDRLIPLFKLPSEPAVRLKKQK comes from the coding sequence ATGAAAGCATTTTTTAAGTTAAGTCCAGTAATTGTATTGGCGGCACTTATGATGAAAGGTTTTGATGCATTACTTGCTGCACCACTTGCAACTATTTATGCTTGTTTTATTGCTATGATTTTTTCAAAAGAAAAATTCAATACTATTATAGACCATGCAATAGACAATGTAAAAGAAATTCAAGTTGCATTATTTATCTTGATGGCAGCTTATGCAATGGCAGAAGCATTTATGTCAACAGGGGTTGGAGCATCTCTTATTTTAATTGCATTGAAAATAGGAATTACAGCTAAGACTGTTGCAGTTGTAGGAGCTATTGTTACATCAATATTATCAATAGCAACTGGAACAAGTTGGGGAACATTTGCAGCTTGTGCACCTATCTTCTTGTGGTTAAATCATATAGTTGGTGGAAATTTATTACTAACAACAGCAGCTATTGCAGGAGGAGCTTGTTTTGGAGATAATATAGGACTTATTTCAGATACTACAATAGTAAGTTCTGGTATTCAAAGAGTTGAAGTTATCAGAAGAATTAGACACCAAGGTGTATGGTCAGGACTTGTTTTATTATCAGGAATAATATTATTTGCAGTTGCTGGTTTCACTATGGGATTACCTTCAACAGTAGGAGATCCTGCTGAAGCTATTAATAGTATACCTGCTGATGTATGGACAGCACTTGCTGAAAAAAGAGAAGCAGCAGTAAAACTATTAGAACAAGTTAAAAATGGTGTTCCTCTATATATGGCTATCCCATTAGTAATAGTTCTAGTCTTAGCATTTATGGGAACTCAAACATTTATTTGTCTATTTGCTGGTTTATTCTTTGCTTATGTATTTGGAATGATGGCAGGAACAGTTACAAGCACTATGGATTACTTAAATATGATGATGGGTGGTTTTGCTTCTGCTGGTGGATGGGTAATAGTTATGATGATGTGGGTTGCGGCTTTTGGTGGAATAATGAAGAGTATGAATGCCTTTGAACCTGTATCAAAATTATTATCTAGAATTTCTGGAAGTGTAAGACAATTAATGTTCTACAATGGACTTCTATGTGTATTTGGAAATGCTACTCTTGCAGATGAAATGGCACAAATAGTTACAATAGGACCAATCATTAGAGAAATGGTTGAAGAAAATGTTGAAGGTTCAGAAGAAGATATGTATACATTAAGATTAAGAAATGCAACATTTAGTGATGCTATGGGTGTATTTGGATCTCAACTTATTCCTTGGCACGTATATATAGCTTTCTATATGGGAATTGCTTCAATAGTTTATCCTTTACATGAATTTGTAGCAATAGATATTATAAAATATAACTTTATAGCTATGATAGCAGTAGCAAGTATATTAATCTTAACTTTAACTGGTTTAGATAGATTAATACCATTATTTAAATTACCTTCAGAACCAGCAGTAAGATTAAAAAAGCAAAAATAA
- the fomA gene encoding major outer membrane protein FomA, whose amino-acid sequence MKKLALVLGSLLVVGSVASAKEVMPAPTPAPEKVVEYVEKPVIVYRDREVTPAWRPNGSVDVQYRWYGEVENRAPKDEKDGTPWTDDAKVNAGRLQTLTKVNFTEKQTLEIRTRNFHTLRDNTKGRSAGASDEVRVRHFYNLGKFDKVNATTRLGYTQKAGDAGKKTVEASVLFDFSDYIFSNNFFKVEKLGLRPGYKHVWRGHDNDKSRNEYHLAFESDFALPFNFALNLEYDLSYNRLRPGNRFSTIDKDKKGEWYGELTAVLSNYTPLYKAGAVEVGFNAEGGYDTYNMHQFKRAGGTGENGRGDLTATDRRDYELYLEPTLQVSYKPTDFVKLYAAAGADYRNRTNNESEVKNWRWQPTAWAGMKVTF is encoded by the coding sequence ATGAAAAAATTAGCGTTAGTATTAGGTTCATTATTAGTAGTTGGATCAGTAGCATCAGCTAAAGAAGTTATGCCAGCACCTACTCCAGCTCCTGAAAAAGTAGTAGAATATGTTGAAAAACCAGTTATAGTTTACAGAGACAGAGAAGTTACTCCAGCTTGGAGACCAAATGGATCAGTAGATGTTCAATACAGATGGTATGGAGAAGTTGAAAACAGAGCTCCAAAAGATGAAAAAGATGGAACACCTTGGACTGATGATGCAAAAGTAAATGCAGGAAGATTACAAACTTTAACTAAAGTAAACTTCACTGAAAAACAAACTTTAGAAATCAGAACAAGAAACTTCCATACATTAAGAGATAACACTAAGGGAAGATCTGCAGGAGCTTCTGATGAAGTAAGAGTTAGACATTTCTATAATTTAGGAAAATTTGATAAAGTAAATGCTACAACTAGATTAGGATATACTCAAAAAGCTGGAGATGCAGGAAAGAAAACAGTAGAAGCATCAGTATTATTTGATTTCTCTGATTATATCTTCTCTAACAACTTCTTCAAAGTTGAAAAATTAGGATTAAGACCTGGATACAAACATGTTTGGAGAGGACATGACAATGATAAATCTAGAAATGAATATCATTTAGCATTTGAATCTGATTTTGCATTACCATTTAACTTTGCTTTAAATTTAGAATATGATTTATCATATAATAGATTAAGACCAGGAAACAGATTCTCTACTATAGATAAAGATAAAAAAGGTGAATGGTATGGAGAATTAACAGCTGTTTTATCTAACTACACTCCATTATACAAAGCTGGAGCAGTAGAAGTAGGATTTAATGCTGAAGGTGGATATGACACTTACAATATGCACCAATTCAAGAGAGCTGGTGGAACTGGAGAAAATGGTAGAGGAGATTTAACTGCTACTGACAGAAGAGACTATGAATTATACTTAGAACCAACTCTACAAGTTTCTTATAAACCAACAGATTTCGTAAAATTATATGCTGCAGCAGGAGCTGATTACAGAAACAGAACTAACAATGAATCTGAAGTTAAAAACTGGAGATGGCAACCAACTGCTTGGGCTGGTATGAAAGTTACTTTCTAA
- a CDS encoding short-chain fatty acid transporter — MESVKEKKGLFKRFTSMCVRVMERWLPDPFIFCALLTFLVFGGALIFTKASFFGVIGYWVDGFWSLLSFSMQMELVLVTGHALASSRLFKKMLSTFASGIKGPKQAIFTISIVSALACVLNWGFGLVIGALFAKEIAKKVKGVDYRLLIASAYTGFLVWHGGLSGSIPLQLASGTPEGLAQQTAGAVTAAIPTSQTMFSAMNIYIVVGLLIIVPLLNVAMFPSKDEVVEVDEKLLLEPEEVVVDKSTMTPAERIENSRVVSILLSIMGFAYVGQYLYTKGFALNLNLVNFIFLFLGILLHGTPKRYLNALAEAIKGAAGILLQFPFYAGIMGIMVGADADGMSLAKLMSNFFVNISTERTFPVFSFISAGVVNFFVPSGGGQWAVQAPIVMPAGQAIGVSAAKSAMAIAWGDAWTNMIQPFWALPALGIAGLGAKDIMGYCLIVTLVSGIFICTGFLLF, encoded by the coding sequence ATGGAAAGTGTAAAAGAAAAAAAAGGATTATTTAAAAGATTCACTTCAATGTGTGTACGTGTAATGGAAAGATGGCTTCCAGATCCATTTATATTCTGTGCATTATTAACATTTTTAGTTTTTGGAGGAGCATTAATATTTACAAAGGCTTCATTTTTTGGAGTAATAGGTTATTGGGTTGATGGTTTTTGGTCTTTATTAAGTTTTTCAATGCAAATGGAATTAGTTTTAGTAACAGGACATGCTTTAGCAAGTTCAAGATTATTTAAAAAAATGTTATCAACATTTGCTTCAGGAATAAAAGGACCTAAACAAGCAATATTTACTATATCAATAGTTTCAGCATTAGCTTGTGTTTTAAACTGGGGATTTGGACTTGTTATAGGTGCTTTATTTGCAAAAGAAATAGCTAAAAAAGTAAAAGGAGTAGATTACAGACTTCTTATAGCTTCAGCTTATACAGGTTTCTTAGTATGGCATGGAGGACTTTCAGGTTCTATTCCATTACAACTTGCAAGTGGAACACCAGAAGGTTTAGCTCAACAAACAGCTGGAGCAGTTACTGCTGCAATTCCAACTAGTCAAACAATGTTTTCAGCTATGAACATATATATAGTTGTAGGACTTTTAATTATAGTGCCTTTACTAAATGTGGCAATGTTCCCAAGTAAAGATGAAGTTGTAGAAGTAGATGAAAAACTATTGTTAGAACCAGAAGAAGTTGTTGTGGATAAATCAACAATGACACCAGCTGAAAGAATAGAAAATAGTAGAGTAGTATCTATTTTACTTTCAATCATGGGATTTGCATATGTGGGACAATACCTTTATACAAAAGGTTTTGCATTAAATCTTAATCTAGTTAACTTTATATTCTTATTCTTAGGAATTTTATTACATGGAACTCCAAAGAGATATTTGAATGCTCTTGCAGAAGCAATCAAAGGAGCAGCAGGAATTTTATTACAATTCCCATTCTATGCAGGAATTATGGGGATAATGGTAGGGGCAGATGCAGATGGAATGTCACTTGCAAAATTAATGTCTAATTTCTTTGTAAACATTTCTACTGAAAGAACATTCCCAGTATTCTCATTTATCAGTGCAGGAGTAGTAAACTTCTTTGTTCCATCAGGTGGAGGACAATGGGCAGTTCAAGCTCCAATAGTAATGCCAGCAGGACAAGCAATAGGTGTATCAGCAGCTAAATCAGCTATGGCAATAGCTTGGGGAGATGCTTGGACAAATATGATACAACCATTCTGGGCTTTGCCAGCATTAGGAATAGCAGGATTGGGTGCTAAAGATATAATGGGTTATTGTTTAATAGTAACTCTAGTATCAGGAATCTTTATTTGTACTGGTTTCTTATTATTCTAA
- a CDS encoding 3-oxoacid CoA-transferase subunit B encodes MEMDKNLVREVIAKRVAQEFHDGYVVNLGIGLPTLVANYVGDMDVIFQSENGCIGVGPAPEKGKEDPYLVNAGGGYITAAKGAMFFDSAYSFGIIRGGHVDATVLGALEVDEKGNLANWMIPGKKVPGMGGAMDLVVGAKHVIVAMEHTSNGAVKILKECKLPLPAVGVVDLIITEKAVFEVTDKGLVLKEITPYSSLEDIKATTEADFIIADDLKK; translated from the coding sequence ATGGAAATGGATAAAAATTTAGTTAGAGAAGTTATTGCAAAAAGAGTTGCTCAAGAGTTTCATGATGGATATGTTGTAAATTTAGGAATAGGATTACCTACATTAGTTGCTAACTATGTTGGTGATATGGATGTTATTTTTCAAAGTGAAAATGGTTGTATAGGAGTTGGTCCTGCACCAGAAAAAGGAAAAGAAGATCCTTATTTAGTAAATGCAGGAGGAGGATATATAACTGCTGCAAAAGGAGCTATGTTCTTTGATTCAGCTTATTCGTTTGGAATAATAAGAGGAGGACATGTGGATGCTACCGTCCTAGGAGCATTAGAAGTAGATGAAAAAGGAAATCTTGCTAACTGGATGATTCCTGGAAAGAAAGTTCCTGGAATGGGTGGAGCAATGGATTTAGTTGTTGGAGCTAAACATGTTATAGTTGCAATGGAACATACTTCTAATGGAGCTGTAAAGATATTAAAAGAATGTAAATTACCTCTACCTGCTGTTGGAGTAGTAGATTTAATAATTACTGAAAAAGCAGTTTTTGAAGTAACAGATAAAGGTTTAGTTCTAAAAGAAATTACTCCTTATTCTTCATTAGAAGATATAAAAGCAACAACAGAAGCAGATTTTATAATTGCTGATGATTTAAAAAAATAA
- the rph gene encoding ribonuclease PH has translation MLREDGRRFDEERKIKITRDVNIYAEGSVLIEVGNTKVICTASVNDKVPSFLRGTGKGWVTAEYSMLPRATNERNPREASKGKLTGRTVEIQRLIGRALRSSIDLEKLGERLITIDCDVIQADGGTRTTSITGGYIALALAIKKLLAEEILEENPLISNVAAISVGKIASNLMVDLKYSEDSAAEVDMNVIMNKKGEFIEVQGTGEESTFTRTELNQLLDLAENSIKRLIDLQDKIINQETLKIFLATANKHKIDEISDIFSGIDNIEILSIKDGIEIPEVIEDGKTFEDNSKKKAVEIAKFLNMITIADDSGLCVDALNGEPGIYSARYSGTGDDLKNNEKLIENLKDIENRKAKFVSVITLSKPNGETYSFNGEIEGKIIDTPRGNTGFGYDPHFYVEEYQKTLAELPELKNKISHRAKALEKLKKELKDILP, from the coding sequence TTGTTAAGAGAAGACGGTAGAAGGTTTGATGAAGAAAGAAAAATAAAAATCACAAGAGATGTAAATATCTATGCAGAAGGTTCTGTTTTAATAGAAGTTGGAAATACAAAAGTTATCTGTACTGCTTCTGTAAATGATAAAGTACCTTCATTTTTAAGAGGGACAGGAAAAGGTTGGGTAACTGCTGAATATTCTATGTTACCAAGAGCAACAAATGAAAGAAATCCAAGAGAAGCTAGTAAAGGAAAATTAACAGGAAGGACTGTTGAAATTCAAAGATTAATTGGTAGAGCTTTAAGATCTTCAATAGATTTAGAAAAATTAGGAGAAAGACTTATTACTATTGATTGTGATGTTATTCAAGCTGATGGTGGAACAAGAACAACTTCAATAACAGGTGGATATATAGCTCTTGCACTTGCTATAAAAAAATTATTAGCTGAAGAAATTTTAGAAGAAAATCCTTTAATTTCTAATGTAGCTGCTATAAGTGTAGGTAAAATTGCTTCTAACTTAATGGTAGACTTAAAATATTCTGAAGATTCTGCTGCTGAAGTAGATATGAATGTCATTATGAATAAAAAAGGAGAGTTTATTGAAGTCCAAGGAACTGGTGAAGAAAGTACATTTACAAGGACTGAATTAAATCAACTTTTAGATTTAGCTGAAAATTCTATAAAAAGACTTATAGACTTACAAGACAAGATTATAAATCAAGAAACTTTAAAAATATTTTTAGCAACTGCTAATAAACATAAAATTGATGAAATATCTGATATTTTTTCAGGTATAGATAATATTGAAATTCTTTCAATAAAAGATGGCATTGAAATTCCAGAAGTTATTGAAGATGGAAAAACTTTTGAAGATAATTCTAAGAAAAAAGCAGTAGAAATAGCTAAATTTTTAAATATGATTACTATTGCTGATGATTCTGGACTTTGTGTTGATGCTTTAAATGGAGAGCCAGGTATATACTCTGCAAGATATAGCGGAACTGGTGATGATTTAAAAAATAATGAAAAATTAATAGAAAATTTAAAAGATATAGAAAACAGAAAAGCTAAATTTGTTTCTGTCATAACTTTATCTAAACCTAATGGAGAAACTTATTCTTTTAATGGAGAAATAGAAGGTAAAATTATTGATACTCCAAGAGGTAATACTGGTTTTGGATATGATCCTCATTTCTATGTAGAAGAATATCAAAAAACTTTAGCAGAATTACCAGAATTAAAAAATAAAATTAGTCACAGAGCAAAGGCTTTAGAAAAACTAAAAAAAGAATTAAAAGATATTTTACCTTAA
- a CDS encoding methylaspartate mutase subunit E, with protein sequence MPVTFKKINKEDFLEMRKKFLENYKNLDDFDLDTAIRFHKSLPDYKNFQKKLEQSIQDNITMTQAHSRETLLEDLIKNLNTFHRVGQADFLSIIIDSHTRENHYDNAKVILEDSIKSNKSLLNGFPLINYGTKLARKIINDVEVPLQIKHGSPDARLLAEVALLSGFSAFDGGGISHNIPFSKSTSLKDSLENWKYIDRLVGIYEENGIRINREIFSPLTATLVPPAISNSIQILETLLAVEQGVKNISIGVAQYGNITQDIASLLALQEQTQFYLDTFSFKDINISTVFNQWIGGFPEEELKAYSLISYSTTIALFSKANRIFVKNIDEYTKNSLGNTMVNSLLLTKTILDIGNSQKINNYEEIIFEKEQIKKETAQIIGKIFSNCDGDLRKAIIEAFEYGVIDVPFAPSKYNLGKMMPARDSEGMIRYLDIGNLPFCPLIKEFHDKKIKERSEKENREIDFQMTIDDIFAMSQGKLLDKKSRE encoded by the coding sequence ATGCCCGTTACATTTAAAAAAATTAACAAAGAAGATTTTTTAGAAATGAGAAAAAAATTTCTAGAAAATTACAAAAATTTAGATGACTTTGATTTAGATACTGCTATTAGATTTCATAAATCATTGCCAGATTATAAAAACTTTCAAAAGAAATTAGAGCAATCTATACAAGATAATATAACTATGACACAGGCACATAGTAGAGAAACGCTATTAGAAGATTTAATAAAAAATTTAAATACTTTTCATAGAGTTGGACAAGCAGATTTTCTCTCAATTATAATAGATTCTCATACTAGAGAAAATCATTATGATAATGCAAAAGTTATCTTGGAAGATTCTATAAAATCTAACAAATCTCTTTTAAATGGTTTTCCATTAATAAATTATGGAACAAAATTAGCTAGAAAAATTATAAATGATGTAGAAGTTCCATTACAGATAAAACATGGTTCTCCTGATGCAAGATTGTTAGCAGAAGTTGCATTGTTAAGCGGTTTTTCAGCTTTTGATGGTGGTGGGATTAGCCATAATATTCCTTTTAGTAAATCTACTTCATTAAAAGATAGTTTAGAAAATTGGAAATATATAGATAGACTTGTTGGAATTTATGAAGAAAATGGGATAAGAATAAATAGAGAGATTTTTTCTCCACTTACTGCTACACTTGTACCACCAGCAATTTCTAATTCAATACAAATTTTAGAAACCTTACTTGCTGTTGAACAGGGTGTGAAGAATATTAGTATAGGAGTTGCTCAATATGGGAATATTACTCAAGATATTGCTAGCCTTCTAGCTTTACAAGAGCAAACACAATTTTATTTAGATACTTTTTCTTTTAAAGATATTAATATCTCAACTGTATTTAATCAATGGATAGGAGGATTTCCAGAGGAAGAATTAAAAGCCTACTCATTAATCTCTTATTCTACAACTATTGCTTTATTTTCTAAAGCTAATAGAATATTTGTAAAAAATATAGATGAATATACTAAAAACTCACTAGGTAATACTATGGTTAATTCACTACTCCTAACTAAGACTATTTTAGATATTGGTAATAGTCAAAAAATCAATAATTATGAGGAAATAATTTTTGAAAAAGAACAAATAAAAAAAGAAACTGCTCAAATAATCGGAAAAATTTTCTCAAACTGTGATGGAGATTTAAGAAAAGCTATTATAGAAGCTTTTGAGTATGGGGTGATTGATGTCCCTTTTGCTCCTTCAAAATACAATTTAGGAAAAATGATGCCTGCAAGAGATAGTGAAGGGATGATAAGATATTTAGATATTGGTAATTTACCTTTTTGTCCTTTAATAAAGGAGTTTCATGATAAAAAAATTAAAGAAAGGTCTGAAAAAGAAAATAGAGAAATAGATTTCCAAATGACTATTGATGATATTTTTGCTATGAGTCAAGGAAAACTTTTAGATAAGAAAAGCCGTGAATAA
- a CDS encoding CoA transferase subunit A: MRQKLVSMEEAISHIKDGMTVHVGGFLACGTPESIVTALIEKGVKDLTIVCNDSGFVDRGVGRLIVNNQVKKVIASHIGTNPETGRRMQAGEMEVELVPQGTLAERVRAAGYGLGGILTPTGLGTIVQEGKEVIKVDGKDYLLEKPIKADVALIFGTKVDELGNVICEKTTKNFNPLMATAADLVIVEALEIVPAGSLSPEHLDISRIFIDYIVKSK; encoded by the coding sequence ATGAGACAAAAATTAGTTTCAATGGAAGAAGCAATATCTCACATTAAAGATGGTATGACTGTTCATGTTGGAGGATTTCTAGCTTGTGGAACTCCTGAATCAATAGTTACAGCTTTAATAGAAAAAGGTGTAAAAGATTTAACAATAGTTTGTAATGATAGTGGATTTGTAGATAGAGGAGTTGGAAGATTAATAGTTAATAATCAAGTTAAAAAAGTAATAGCAAGCCATATAGGAACAAATCCAGAAACAGGAAGAAGAATGCAAGCTGGAGAAATGGAAGTTGAATTAGTACCACAAGGAACTTTAGCTGAAAGAGTTAGAGCAGCTGGATATGGACTAGGAGGAATCTTAACTCCAACTGGATTAGGAACTATTGTTCAAGAAGGAAAAGAAGTTATTAAAGTTGATGGAAAAGACTATCTATTAGAAAAACCAATTAAAGCAGATGTAGCTTTAATATTTGGTACAAAAGTTGATGAATTAGGAAATGTTATCTGTGAAAAGACTACTAAAAACTTTAACCCATTGATGGCAACAGCAGCAGATCTTGTTATTGTTGAAGCCCTTGAAATTGTGCCAGCAGGTTCATTGAGTCCTGAACATTTAGATATATCAAGAATATTTATAGACTACATAGTTAAAAGTAAATAA
- the glmS gene encoding methylaspartate mutase subunit S, whose translation MAKKKIVIGVIGSDCHTVGNKIIHNKLEESGFDVVNIGALSPQIDFINAALETNSDAIIVSSIYGYGELDCQGIREKCNEYGLKDILLYVGGNIGSSNEEWEKTEKRFKEMGFDRIYKPGTPIEETINDLKKDFEVE comes from the coding sequence ATGGCTAAAAAGAAAATTGTTATAGGTGTTATTGGTTCAGATTGCCATACAGTAGGGAATAAAATTATACATAATAAATTAGAAGAAAGTGGCTTTGATGTAGTAAATATTGGTGCTTTATCTCCTCAAATAGATTTTATTAATGCTGCCTTAGAAACAAATTCAGATGCAATAATTGTTTCTTCAATCTATGGATATGGGGAATTAGATTGCCAAGGAATAAGAGAGAAATGTAATGAATATGGGTTAAAAGATATACTTTTATATGTTGGTGGAAATATAGGTTCAAGTAATGAGGAATGGGAAAAAACTGAAAAAAGATTTAAAGAAATGGGTTTTGACAGAATTTATAAGCCAGGAACTCCAATAGAAGAAACTATAAATGATTTAAAAAAAGATTTTGAGGTGGAATAA